The following proteins are encoded in a genomic region of Gossypium hirsutum isolate 1008001.06 chromosome D05, Gossypium_hirsutum_v2.1, whole genome shotgun sequence:
- the LOC107903657 gene encoding disease resistance protein At4g27190 translates to MGCGFCEAALSNTVGTLVVDCVVKPVGRQLDYVRRFHDNVEKLREKKRELADARDRLLHKIEDAKNRLLLIENDAQNLQSRADETLSDMGTLEEEIQLNKRCLIWCPNWSWRYQLSKKAMKKIPDISELLDKFGQLGPVGYPAPTALPTIDFLCSKEFVFSKSSETAFYQIIEALKDENINMIGLWGMGGVGKTTLAREVGSQAQKLNLFDKVVITTVSQKPNLERIQGQIAQYIGFAMKNEQGRRSVQELWLRLKNEPRILIILDDIWESINLKEKIGIPIGDDHKGCKVLLTTHRQQVCQAMDCQNVVQLGCLNDDEAWTLFEKKAGLDGSSDDSIKILANQIVKKCGGLPIAIVPLGSALKGKTHHWWQAAHRRLEDRRLTEIEDVNEENAYVCLEASFDYLKNMETKTCFLLCCLFPEDDETYVENLVGYAWGLELYKGMDSIKDVRSEVLASIETLKNSGLLLDCGERHVKMHDVVREFALWIAYSREEISFGTVETLPMDESFKHYTAISFETDQTDELPKGVGFPYLKLLLLGSFVETSSEFFEGMKALQVCALKDQSISLAAFKLNMNLRTLCLIDCQLSDISMLGKLKSLHILSLSGSDIIELSTEAGDLENLRRLDLSYCYNLEGFPPNLIQRLSDLKELYLHGCSSLKWATENSTKVESYSSLSELNSLPKLAVISLDISSEHLKDGFVLRRLWSFDVCIGIKRELRYRKRDLETWPISRSLRIDKSVDACKQLLEDVESLELGDVEGHPNLIPSLDLGFRKLTSLDLRQCHSMQCLIDASKQQVPITALSNLRKLSLSHMFHLEEMCNAPQPQGFLQKLEEVIVSDCGEMQVLFPIAELRSIEQEGPVVI, encoded by the coding sequence ATGGGTTGCGGATTTTGTGAGGCTGCTCTTTCTAACACCGTTGGAACACTGGTTGTGGACTGTGTAGTGAAGCCGGTAGGACGTCAACTTGATTATGTCCGTCGCTTTCATGACAATGTTGAAAAGCTCCGAGAGAAAAAGCGTGAACTTGCAGATGCACGAGATCGTCTACTACATAAGATTGAGGATGCTAAAAATCGGCTTCTACTAATTGAAAATGATGCACAGAACTTGCAATCAAGGGCAGACGAAACACTGTCGGATATGGGAACTCTGGAGGAGGAAATCCAACTGAATAAGAGGTGTCTCATTTGGTGTCCTAATTGGAGTTGGAGATATCAATTAAGCAAGAAAGCAATGAAGAAAATCCCGGATATCTCTGAGCTTTTGGACAAATTTGGTCAACTTGGACCAGTCGGTTACCCTGCTCCTACTGCCCTTCCCACTATAGATTTCCTATGTTCTAAGGAATTTGTGTTTTCGAAATCTTCAGAGACTGCATTCTATCAAATCATTGAAGCCTTAAAAGATGAGAATATCAACATGATTGGGTTGTGGGGGATGGGAGGGGTGGGCAAGACCACCCTGGCTCGTGAAGTTGGAAGTCAAGCTCAAAAACTGAATTTGTTTGACAAAGTTGTGATTACGACTGTGTCTCAAAAGCCAAATCTTGAGAGAATTCAAGGTCAAATTGCACAATACATAGGCTTTGCTATGAAGAATGAACAAGGAAGAAGATCCGTGCAAGAATTATGGTTAAGGCTGAAGAATGAACCGAGGATTCTTATCATCCTTGATGATATTTGGGAATCTATCAACTTAAAGGAGAAGATAGGAATTCCAATTGGGGATGATCATAAAGGCTGCAAAGTTCTTTTAACAACACACCGTCAACAAGTATGTCAAGCTATGGATTGTCAAAACGTGGTACAACTTGGCTGTTTGAATGATGATGAAGCTTGGACTCTGTTTGAAAAGAAAGCAGGTCTAGATGGCTCTTCTGATGATTCTATTAAAATCCTAGCAAATCAAATTGTCAAAAAATGCGGGGGTTTGCCTATAGCTATAGTTCCGCTGGGCAGTGCCTTGAAAGGTAAAACCCATCATTGGTGGCAAGCCGCACACCGGAGACTCGAAGATCGTAGATTGACTGAAATTGAGGATGTTAATGAAGAAAATGCCTATGTATGTCTTGAGGCGAGCTTCGACTACTTGAAGAATATGGAGACCAAGACATGTTTCTTGTTGTGCTGTTTATTTCCTGAAGATGATGAGACTTATGTGGAGAACTTGGTAGGATATGCATGGGGACTGGAGTTGTATAAAGGCATGGACTCAATTAAAGATGTTAGAAGTGAAGTGCTTGCATCAATTGAGACCCTCAAGAACTCCGGTTTGTTGCTAGATTGCGGAGAAAGGCATGTCAAAATGCATGATGTGGTTCGCGAATTTGCTTTGTGGATAGCATATTCAAGAGAGGAGATTTCTTTTGGGACTGTTGAAACACTCCCGATGGATGAAAGTTTCAAGCATTACACAGCAATCTCCTTCGAAACTGATCAAACGGATGAACTGCCTAAAGGAGTGGGTTTTCCATACCTCAAGCTTCTTTTACTTGGTAGTTTCGTGGAAACTTCAAGCGAATTCTTTGAGGGTATGAAGGCATTACAAGTTTGTGCTTTGAAAGATCAATCGATATCTCTAGCTGCATTTAAGTTGAATATGAACCTTCGAACTCTGTGTTTGATTGATTGTCAACTCTCTGACATCTCGATGCTTGGGAAGCTGAAGTCACTTCATATTCTCTCTTTAAGTGGATCTGATATCATTGAATTATCGACTGAAGCTGGTGATCTAGAAAATCTAAGACGGTTGGATTTATCGTATTGCTATAACCTTGAAGGATTCCCTCCTAATTTAATACAAAGATTGTCCGATTTAAAAGAACTATACTTGCATGGTTGTAGTTCCTTAAAATGGGCGACTGAGAATTCAACTAAAGTGGAAAGCTATTCCAGCCTATCAGAGTTGAATTCATTGCCAAAGTTGGCTGTAATATCATTGGATATTTCTTCTGAACATCTTAAAGATGGCTTTGTGCTTCGTAGATTATGGAGCTTTGATGTTTGCATTGGCATAAAAAGAGAACTGCGGTACCGAAAGAGGGACCTTGAAACTTGGCCAATCTCAAGATCTTTGAGAATCGATAAGTCTGTAGATGCATGCAAGCAACTGCTTGAAGATGTAGAATCTCTTGAATTGGGTGATGTGGAGGGTCACCCAAACCTTATTCCGAGCTTGGACTTGGGATTTAGAAAGTTGACTTCTCTAGATCTTCGACAGTGCCACTCTATGCAATGCCTAATTGATGCATCAAAGCAGCAAGTGCCAATCACTGCACTCTCTAATTTGAGAAAGTTATCATTAAGTCATATGTTTCATTTGGAAGAGATGTGCAATGCTCCCCAGCCGCAAGGTTTTCTACAAAAGCTTGAAGAGGTTATAGTTTCAGATTGTGGTGAGATGCAAGTGTTATTCCCAATTGCTGAATTGAGGAGCATAGAACAAGAAGGGCCAGTCGTTATTTAA